Below is a window of Gossypium hirsutum isolate 1008001.06 chromosome A12, Gossypium_hirsutum_v2.1, whole genome shotgun sequence DNA.
catggtggcatggagagctgggGTTTGCTGTTGAAATTTtgctgaaaaatattttagattttgggccttttgggctttagggttttgatttgtttgtgtttaaattttgggtcagattttgggtttgtaaatggGCTGTtacttttgggtttattatttgagttattttgttggtatgggccTGGGCAAAATGGGCTCGTACAAGGAGTATAAGCAAAAATGGCAGAAACAAGTTGGAGTGTATGATAGGTTCTCAATTGGATCAAGCAACATTAGATAATATGCTAATTCCATCTCCTTATAGGGCAAGCTATTTGTATGATGTGAATCTAGTTCTTAGGTTTCTGAAAGCATTTCTTTGTAGAGAAGACCAGCAAATATCTCCGATGCGGATAAAGAAGGTTGGCAGCTTGGTGGATATGTATATAGCAGAAGTAGCTCCGGATCCTTGTCTAAAATCATCCAAGTTTCTAGCTTTGGTTATGGCCCTGCCGGATTCTGCAAGGGGCTCCTTGAACGAACTATACCATGCCATTGACATTTATTTGGAGGTAGCACTTTGATCTCCTTTATACAATTTCCCTATAAACATGCAACATAGTGGAATTATTAACCGCCTAAAGATAACTCCATTATAATATTCATGTGCATGTGGATTAAATATGGTTTTAATAGGTGCATGCAGGGCTCAGTGATGAAGAAAAAATGAAGATATGTTGTGCC
It encodes the following:
- the LOC121203236 gene encoding BTB/POZ domain-containing protein At3g22104; the encoded protein is MIGSQLDQATLDNMLIPSPYRASYLYDVNLVLRFLKAFLCREDQQISPMRIKKVGSLVDMYIAEVAPDPCLKSSKFLALVMALPDSARGSLNELYHAIDIYLEVHAGLSDEEKMKICCALNYEKLSIEAGIHLSQNAKFPSKNAVQALISQQLKLKNLLQGTNNTKLYTNSPCNFIETKGKAKKDEACELTPYPERLDISVDNEKLRKHLQRDTM